The genome window TAGGCTTCCCAAAGTGCTTCAGTGCTACCAGGAGTATGAACTGTAGTCATTAATTAGTTTTCTACATGAATTCATTCTTAGTTTCTCTTTCTAAGGATGTGACCTTAAAGACACTTCAAGTCCAGGGTAGTTTCCCTTTGATGTAGCAGACTGGCTCAGGCTCTAAGTCTCAGGACCATTTTGCCTAAATGCAAAGTATCTTAATGCAAAGACTCATAACTTAAGGACCACAGCCATCCCAGACTGCCTTTTATAGTCAATTGACACTTTCCTACATACACTGAGATTGCAGGTAGGATAGATTGTTTTCCAGAgttgtttttccctctgttgACTCCAAGAACTTAGGGGGAGAAGGCTCCTAATTAGGTACCACAGGTATTTAAAGCTAAATTGGTTGAAATTTAGTCTAATTACACAAACAAAACAGTTATTTGTTTGAAGATACTATATGAAACAAAACATGAattcaaaatgagaaatatgtatttatctaaagtaaaatttaaaagttactCACCATTTCATTGATGGGTACAATATCACTAATCTGAACAGGAATTCCAAGAACTTAATAAGACTAATAGATAGTTTAACAGAATTAATGTTTCATATAATATCTTATACATCAAGAAAAACATATATAATTACTAAATCAGTATTTGTTGGTTTAGAGAAGttaaagcaaatatatttgAGATCAAATTAGTCCCTTCTTTGGAAGAGTGTATGGTTTTCTTGAGATGATTCCAAATATTGACTTAGCCtcacattaagaaaaaagaaactactatgctgacagctctgccttcaTGTTCCAGACTTTAAATCtgtaataaatacataaaaaaaatctttttccacAGAAGTTAGGGTCTTTTTTTAGGTTAACGGTGGCTATACTACCTTTCAGTTTGActtcagaatttaaaagaaatggtGCATATGGTGCACTTCCCTCCACAGTATGTCTTAATCACTGACCAGTGAGAGGTCATTTTTTAATGTCCAGAGCAATCCATTTCTCCACATAGAAAGAAGGACACCAAGCTTCTTGCACTTGCACTGCAGAGTGACCTGAGCCTATTTTAGCAAACTCCCAGAAAGATGGCTTTTTGTCTTGGAAAAATTATCAAAAGCCTTCCACTTATTCTGTCTGGCCCAAAGCACAAAAAGCAGCTCAAtttagacaaaacaaaacaaaacaaaacaaacaaaaaaccaaaaacaaaacaaacaaacaaaaaccaaaaacaaaccaaacaaacaaacaaacaaaaaccaacaaaaaaacacacacaaaaaaaaaaaacaacaaacccaaaaaaaaccccaactcccccccccaaaaaaaaaccaaacaaacaaaacttttgAAGGCAAGGAAACTGCAGTCTATGACTATAGATATTTGGGCTGATTCCATGTTTGAACAAAgcactattttttttatatttgcaagGTAGAatcaaacattttcctttgtgaGACACATTCTTAATCTCACAACCTAGTTCTTCAAGGGGCTGTATTCTAGAAATTCTTATATTGGACTTTTGCTACTTAGATGGTTTCAGGAATGTtcccttcattaaaaaaaaaaaaaaacaaaacccaaaacaaaccaacaaaaaaaccaaaaccaaaacctaacAAACCTCAGAACAAAACACCATtggcagtgtttttttttctcaaaaggaaagaaaactgtcTTAATAccagaagaattaaaaagagGGGACACACATGTGCTCTCAGTCTGTAAAGAAAGCTTACAgtttcaaacattttaaatattttaaaaaataagttcaTTAATATAAACTTCTGCATCATAGCTGGTAGCTTATTTAATCCTCAGAGAGTTCTTTGTGTCTCATGACTTTGGAATGAATTAAGAAACAGCTCATCTTAGAGCCCATTGTGCATTCCCCTTAgcatcattttcttcttttcctacaATTActaggatttattttcttccctggaaAATAGGATTTTTGTCTCATTTGAGTCCCTGCTATTTAATTCCTACTTGAAGTCATAATCCTCCCTGTCACATCACACCAATCTCTTTGTAGCCAATTCTGATTTCACAGGCAGGATTTTGACTTAGGAAGACCTGATTATTTAGGTACACCTTATGTAGTAGGATTTAGTCCTTCTGAAACATACAAAGTAAGAAATACTTCAGGCAGGCAATTTTAATGAACATAAGGTACTAGCTGTGAAAGTTTGAGTTCATGGCTATCACTTCTCAGTAACATATTAATTAAGGAGTCAATAGAGTGTAGTCTTTTCCTTCCAAGACTTTGTTTTGGAAAGATGCCTCTCTGATATACAGGCTGTCCACAAAAATTTAAGGTGAGGCAATCATTTTTCCAGGCAATGGTGTCAGAAAAGTCTCTAAACCTCAACTGGTTTCAAACCTCTACTTAAACAGACTAAATGCTATAATGCTATGTGGTACCCAAAATTGTCAAAAAATATAgggtttgtttgggattttttcccatttttttaaatgaaactcGTAAATTTCTGAAACAACTTTAAGATTGCAACAGGAATCCAGGTGTTTCTTTAATGGCATCCATTCTCATGGGTTCTCTCTATGGATAGAAAATTCTTTATTGCGAGACTTCTATTCAGGAAAAActctaaagaaaaaatcaaCTTAAGCCAGCAACTGATTTTTGTAAAGCTAggcatgttaaaaaaaaataagagcagTTATTGATTACAAAAAGAATATATAGCTGACAAGGAAACCTCTTGattttcaggaaaggaaagcaacaaATCAAAAACCAAGTTCAGGAAATATACAGAAAGTATCTTTTATTTAAtgtgatattttatttcaagtgaCTTGATATATGCAATCAGTAATCATCACAAGTTTTCCTATATTAGAGTTTGTACTCAAACATTTTTAAGCCTTTTCTCTCCGTGCTTTCAAGCATTACTTGTATGAACAGCTTAGGCTGTAGCTTAGGCTACAATACTGAAAGTGCTCATCTTTTCCATGGGAACTTAGATGTGAATATATACTGAAGGTGAGCATagtattaaaatacagaaaagagtTAACTCCCAAAGTTCAGTGTGTattggtttatttttgctttgggtttCTTTGGCATATATCTCAAATAGCTTATCAGAGTGGAAGGTTTGGTTGCAAAAACTTCACATGTGAAGGAACCTATTTATTCTGTGATCCTTTTCAAAACCTCTTACTACCAAACGGAAACACAGGCAAATTAGAAGGAGGAATACATTCTGGTATCTTCTTGCAAGGTCTATGAAGAAGACATAGAATGGTTTCAGAATCTTGATTGAAAAATATAGACCGTTCCCTCTATTTATCGGCACTATCAGAGCGGCACGCAGAGCTCGGGAAATTACGTGCTCGTCTAGCCCGGAGATCTGGCGGTGCCGCGAGCTCGGCAGCGGctggaggcggcggcggggccgggcgggcgagCGGCGGCGCGGGCAGAGCGCTGGGGGTGCGCGGAGCGGGGGCTCGCCCGGCCCCGCAGCGGCGCCCCGGCGGGAGCTCACTTCCCGTCATCCACGCGCCATCTAGCGTCGGGAAAAGGGAGGCGGCTCGGCACGGGAGCGGAacggagaggaggaggaaaaggctcCCACACCCGTCCCAGCTCTCGCCCTTCCCAAAGCTGGTAAGAGCCATTTGGATATTGCAACCAGAACTACGGAGTGGCTCGGGGCGGGTCGTGAGGAACATCCTACACTTCACTCCCAGGCATCTCATTCCCCCTTTTTTGCAGTGAACGGTTCCCTTTGCCTTGAAAGCAGCTAGCGCTCCACTGAAATCCCCTCGGTACCTCACCTaagctgccgccgccgcccgaTCCCTACCCAAAGCACCGCGAACTCCAGAGGGTCTGTGCGGCGCTGCCGGCGGAGGGGTTGGACCGCACGATCCCGGCCCCGCAGAGACACACACCGGCACACACACCGGCACACACACCGGCACACACAGCGGCACACACACCGGCACACACAGCGGCACACACAGCGGCACAGCCgcgctccctgcctgccctgccgCCGCCGGCGCGGCTGCCCGCAGCCCTTTTGTTTCCCCCGCGGAGCGATGTCCTGCCCACCCGCCCCGCGCTTCCCCGCGCCCGCACCGCCGCCCGCCCATGCGCCCCTCgcccgcgggcggcggcggcgcggcggggtgGCATGGCCCGCCCGCCTTGGGGGAGGCAGCGGGAAGCCCCCTTCCCCGCCCCCGGCCGCGCCAGGGCCTCGCCGCTGCCTCCCGCAGCCCgcggcagggcaggggcagcggCCGCAGCCGCAGCCGCGCCTGACAGCGGCTCCGCGCCGCAGGATCCGCGCCCCGCAAGGACGTGCTCCAAGAGCTGCCAGGCGCGATTAcgttgtttttttccccccacccacCCCTTGAACTTGTTGCTTGGCGCTCGGCGGTGGcggaggggggtgggggtgggggaaagCCTTATTATCGATGTCCCTTTGGATGCGATCAAGCTTTCTCAGGAGCAACTACTTCCCCGCCGTTCCCGGCGGGGCGCGGAGATCTAGCGGCAGAGCCCGTATTTCCAAAAGTCTCTATGCAACTGAGCGCTCTCGCCAGACTTTCACAGGTAGGTGCCGCAGGCTGGGCACGTCTGGAGCGATTGGAAAACTGAGCCGAGGGGAAGGGGCGAGAGGAAGGAGGCGGGGGTACggggggagtgggggggggggtatGATCCACCACCGACCGCCGAGCCCTACGGCACCCCGCATCCctgccccgcgcccccccgcccgccccggtCCCTGGCCTCCCCCGCCGCCAGGGagatcctgcccctctcccgCTCCACAGCCAGCCTCCCTTGGCTTCGCCTTTCACCGCCCGCTCGGGCGCTCCCGGGGATGCCCCGTGCAGCCCACCTACTGCATGTGTCTCCAAAGCCCCCGCCCCTGCCCCCGCCAGGACCGCGGGGGCTCTCCCTGACCCCGGTCTCCTCGCCGCAGATCAGCCCCTGTCCGTGCCCTGATGCTCCGTCCGGGGAAGAGCCCCGCTTTGCCCGCTCCTGCTCTGTGGGGCGCTCCCCGCTCCCGGCGCCCCATCCCCGGCATCCCTCTGCCCTTCAAAGCATTTCCTGCACGGAAAACTTGCCTTAAAGTTTAATGCTGCCGCCCGGAgctcctccccctgccccgccGGCTCCCCTGGCCCCTAGCCGGGATCTGGAGGAGTCCCCGGACGGCGATTAAAGGTCAGGGAGAGGATTCTTCCCGccgctgctccagggctgccgCCGGGAAGGGGGGGTGGCCCGCCCGGCCCATCCCCTCCGCCCCTCCAcggcgagcggcggcggcgTTGGCGGCCCCGCTGCAGCCGCCCGGGAAGGGCTCCGCTGGCTGCCGCGGCCCGGCtccggcggcgggcggggagcAAGCGGAGGAGGGGCGGGGGGACCGGCTGCATCGCGCGTGGAGGAAAATCTCCTTCCAGGtggctgcacagctgcactAGAGCTACTAGCCGGCTCCAGGGGCTAGTGATTTGAGGACTGTTGCTTCCATGCAGGGGCCTCGAATGGAGACCTTATATCCAAAGGATCTGGCTGTTAGAGAAGCTGTTTTGAATACAGAGATTTTCCAAGTGCCCTCATTTATTGTCCTAACAGTCTGACCATCACCTGGAAAGCATATTCTGGGGTGAAAAGGTggaggaaacaaaaaggaagcaaaaaggtTTTCAGTTAATACTGATTATCACAAAAATGTTCAGAAATTCTGCTGCCTCAAGAATGTGTgagaatttgtatttttcttttccctctctatTTTAGTGGTTGGACCAGAACTGTGTCTAGATTGACTCCCTTAGCTGTAATAGGTGTTTGGAACCATGGCGGCAGGTGTAGCAGCTTGGTTACCCtttgccagggcagcagccatAGGATGGATGCCAGTGGCTACTGGTCCCATGCCAGCTGCTCCACGGCAGGAGAGAAAGCGAAGCCAGGACTCTCTGATTGTGCTGAATGTGAGTGGCATCCAGTTCCAGACATGGCTGGACACCTTAGAGCGCTACCCTGACACTCTGCTGGGCAGTTCAGAACGGGACTTCTTCTACCACCCTGAGACACAGCAGTACTTTTTTGATCGGGACCCTGACATTTTCCGCCACATTCTCAACTTCTACCGTACTGGGAAGCTTCATTATCCCCGCCAGGAGTGCATCTCAGCTTATGATGAGGAGCTGGCCTTCTTCGGCATCATCCCTGAGATCATTGGTGACTGCTGTTATGAGGAGTACAAGGATCGCCGGCGGGAGAATGCTGAGCGCCTGCAGGATGATGCTGATACGGATCATGTAGCTGAGAGCTCCCTACCCTCAATGACAGCTCGTCAGAGGATGTGGCGGGCCTTTGAAAACCCACACACCAGTACCCTGGCTCTGGTCTTCTATTATGTCACTGGTTTCTTCATTGCCGTCTCTGTTATTGCCAATGTGGTGGAGACAGTGCCCTGTGGGGTAAGCCCGGGTCGCATCAAAGAGCTGCCCTGTGGAGAGCGGTATGCAGTGGCTTTCTTCTGTCTGGATACTGCCTGTGTCATGATCTTCACAGTTGAATATCTCCTACGTCTGCTGGCAGCTCCTAGTCGCTACAAATTCGTGCGCAGTGTCATGAGTATCATTGATGTAGTGGCCATTATGCCATATTACATTGGCCTGGTGATGACAGATAATGAGGATGTCAGTGGAGCTTTTGTGACATTAAGAGTCTTTCGTGTCTTCAGAATCTTTAAGTTTTCCCGCCACTCACAGGGTCTGCGCATCCTGGGCTATACGCTGAAAAGTTGTGCCTCGGAGTTAggcttcctcctcttctcacTCACTATGGCCATCATCATCTTTGCCACAGTCATGTACTAtgcagagaaaggttcatcAGCCAGCAAGTTcaccagcatccctgcagcctTCTGGTATACCATCGTCACCATGACAACACTGGGGTAAGTGCAGCTGGTGTTTGGTTACAGCCAACATTTCAACAAGTGTATTAgcacaaatggaaaaatactcaatttaaaaaaatggcgGTAGAAAAAAATGTGAGGGTAAGTTTTTGTTACAAAACTTTAAGAATACAACTTGTGACTTCCTTCTAGATGTTTTACATGTTTAAGTTAACAGCattgctgaaattaaaaatagccCAAATCCAAAACCtgcaaaaaacctgaaaaagcaaacaacaaaacaaagcaaaaaagtcTTGAAACTGTTTGGTTTTGGACAGCAAAATTGGAATATTTTATGAGTATGTGTGAGTTATCAGTGGGTTTTTAATGGAGTACTGTCTTTGCTGGCAGGCTCTGTTACAGTGTTGCTAAATTATTAATGTTTATAAGGAGAACCAAAGTGCAAGCTTTTAATTTGATCAGTATGTGGATCTGCCATTTTGTTTTAAGTCGTGTATTGATGTAGACCTGGATATTGAATTTGTTATTAcaaagtgatttattttcatgaaaatcATACCTtgtctttacaaaaaaaaaaaatatttgtgattttatttaagACACTGAACACATTTCCTTTGATTTTCATGGACCTATAACTTTTAAATTATGAGTATCAAGCTACACTGACTGGTGACACACTCTGGAAAATGATCTGAGGAAGTGTGAGACATATGACACATCAAGCATTTGTCTTTAAACAATTCTAATGGCAATacaatttctttcagaaaataaggGTTTAAAAGTGTCAATGTTGACATTAGAAAGTAATACATTTTAATGGAAAGATGAGagaaagtattattttattaagtCGCT of Vidua macroura isolate BioBank_ID:100142 chromosome 5, ASM2450914v1, whole genome shotgun sequence contains these proteins:
- the KCND2 gene encoding potassium voltage-gated channel subfamily D member 2 gives rise to the protein MAAGVAAWLPFARAAAIGWMPVATGPMPAAPRQERKRSQDSLIVLNVSGIQFQTWLDTLERYPDTLLGSSERDFFYHPETQQYFFDRDPDIFRHILNFYRTGKLHYPRQECISAYDEELAFFGIIPEIIGDCCYEEYKDRRRENAERLQDDADTDHVAESSLPSMTARQRMWRAFENPHTSTLALVFYYVTGFFIAVSVIANVVETVPCGVSPGRIKELPCGERYAVAFFCLDTACVMIFTVEYLLRLLAAPSRYKFVRSVMSIIDVVAIMPYYIGLVMTDNEDVSGAFVTLRVFRVFRIFKFSRHSQGLRILGYTLKSCASELGFLLFSLTMAIIIFATVMYYAEKGSSASKFTSIPAAFWYTIVTMTTLGYGDMVPKTIAGKIFGSICSLSGVLVIALPVPVIVSNFSRIYHQNQRADKRRAQKKARLARIRAAKSGSANAYMQSKRNGLLSNQLQQSSNEEEQAFVGKSGSSFETQHHHLLHCLEKTTNHEFVDEQVYEESCMEVSTVNRPPSHSPSLSSQQGVTSTCCSRRHKKTYRIPNTTISGSRPGSVQELSTIQIRCVERTPLSNSRSSLNAKVEECVKLNCEQPYVTTAIISIPTPPVTTPEGDDRPDSPEYSGGNIVRVSAL